A window from Cryptomeria japonica chromosome 1, Sugi_1.0, whole genome shotgun sequence encodes these proteins:
- the LOC131042644 gene encoding uncharacterized protein LOC131042644 yields MAGQDGIDEAAESFITTFRQDLQIQRLKSLAAASATSPAKINGKMKERLVENSKLSKRENVDGNIDVDKSAEAFIQKFKRNLKTERIESFKRYSEMLQRGV; encoded by the coding sequence ATGGCAGGTCAGGATGGAATTGACGAAGCTGCTGAGTCGTTTATAACAACATTTCGACAGGATTTGCAGATTCAGAGGCTCAAATCCCTGGCTGCCGCATCTGCTACTTCTCCAGCTAAAATAAACGGGAAAATGAAAGAGAGATTGGTTGAAAATTCGAAGTTGAGTAAAAGAGAGAATGTGGATGGAAATATTGATGTGGATAAATCTGCGGAGGCGTTCATCCAAAAATTTAAGCGCAATTTGAAAACAGAGCGAATTGAATCGTTTAAGCGCTACAGTGAAATGCTTCAAAGAGGCGTGTGA